The following are encoded in a window of Falco biarmicus isolate bFalBia1 chromosome 8, bFalBia1.pri, whole genome shotgun sequence genomic DNA:
- the CHRNA1 gene encoding acetylcholine receptor subunit alpha produces the protein MAKVHCVLLLVSTAGLALCYEHETRLVEDLFRDYNKVVRPVEDHRDAVVVTVGLQLIQLISVDEVNQIVTTNVRLKQQWTDVNLKWNPDDYGGVKKIRIPSDDIWRPDLVLYNNADGDFAIVKYTKVLLEHTGLITWTPPAIFKSYCEIIVTHFPFDQQNCSMKLGTWTYDGTMVVINPESDRPDLSNFMESGEWVMKDYRGWKHWVYYACCPDTPYLDITYHFLMQRLPLYFIVNVIIPCLLFSFLTGLVFYLPTDSGEKMTLSISVLLSLTVFLLVIVELIPSTSSAVPLIGKYMLFTMVFVIASIIITVIVINTHHRSPSTHTMPPWVRKIFIDTIPNIMFFSTMKRPSRDKQDKNIFAEDIDISEISGKPGSVPVNFYSPLTKNPDVRNAIEGIKYIAETMKSDQEASNAAEEWKFVAMVVDHLLLGIFMLVCIIGTLAVFAGRLIELNQQG, from the exons ATGGCGAAGGTCCATTGCGTACTCCTCCTCGTCTCCACAG CTGGGCTGGCCCTGTGCTATGAACACGAGACTCGCCTCGTCGAGGACTTGTTCAGGGACTACAACAAGGTGGTGCGCCCAGTGGAGGACCATCGTGACGCTGTCGTCGTCACTGTCGGGCTGCAGCTCATTCAGCTTATTAGTGTG gatgaagTAAATCAGATTGTGACAACCAACGTACGCCTCAAACAG CAATGGACAGACGTCAACCTCAAGTGGAATCCAGATGACTATGGTGGCGTGAAAAAAATCCGCATTCCCTCAGATGATATCTGGCGGCCAGACCTTGTTCTTTACAACAA CGCAGATGGTGATTTTGCCATTGTTAAATACACCAAAGTCCTTCTGGAGCACACGGGCCTGATCACCTGGACACCaccagctatttttaaaagttactgtgAAATTATAGTCACGCACTTCCCCTTTGACCAGCAGAACTGCAGTATGAAGTTGGGAACTTGGACGTATGACGGTACAATGGTTGTTATTAACCCG gAGAGTGATCGGCCAGATCTGAGTAACTTCATGGAGAGTGGGGAGTGGGTGATGAAGGACTACCGCGGCTGGAAGCACTGGGTCTACTACGCCTGCTGCCCTGACACCCCATACCTGGATATCACCTACCACTTCCTCATGCAGCGCCTGCCTCTCTACTTCATCGTGAATGTCATCATTCCctgcctgctcttctcctttttaactGGGTTAGTTTTTTACCTACCCACAGATTCAG GTGAGAAAATGACACTCAGCATCTCTGTCCTGCTGTCTTTGACTGTGTTCCTTCTGGTCATTGTGGAGCTGATTCCCTCCACCTCCAGTGCAGTGCCTCTGATAGGCAAATACATGTTGTTTACAATGGTGTTTGTCATTGCTTCAATCATCATCACGGTCATCGTCATCAACACCCACCACCGCTCCCCAAGCACTCACACCATGCCGCCCTGGGTCAGGAAG ATCTTTATTGACACAATCCCAAACATCATGTTTTTCTCTACAATGAAACGACCATCCAGGgataaacaagacaaaaatatttttgcagaagatattgatatttctgaaatttctggGAAGCCAGGTTCTGTACCTGTCAACTTCTACTCCCCACTTACCAAAAATCCAGATGTGAGAAATGCTATAGAGGGAATCAAATACATTGCAGAAACGATGAAATCGGACCAAGAAGCCAGTAAT GCTGCAGAAGAATGGAAGTTTGTTGCGATGGTGGTTGATCATCTTCTTCTTGGCATATTTATGCTAGTTTGTATTATAGGAACATTAGCTGTGTTTGCTGGTCGCCTTATTGAATTAAACCAGCAAGGATGA